One Carassius auratus strain Wakin chromosome 39, ASM336829v1, whole genome shotgun sequence genomic window, ATATTACTAGGTacaacttctttctttctttcttttacctTGTCATGCCCTTAATCTTTTTTGAGGTATTTAGGAAATGACATGTcagctgagaaagaaaatatgttttattcagtTGCAGGCTACTGTATCCAGTGACAACTGCATGAGTATTTTAGCCCTTCGGATcttgcaaaaaaacattaaaacttagCTCATGAGAGATGGAGTTCAGTCAGTTTATGAGTAGGAGTTCATTAGAAACAGTGGGCAGGAATTATGAGCGATAGCTGAGATTATTTCTATAAATAAGAAAGCTATTAGCATGAAGAGAGAAAGACACTCTTAGTCTTTATAAAAAGCAAGAAGAGGTGACAGGTTTGGTGACAATAGCCTAtacaaggaaaataaaataacagaccGAAAAGCAAGTGGCAAGTTTcctttacaaaataaacacaagccAGCTACCTTGAACAAAAAAAATGGCAAGgaaaaatattttgtcagaaCACATGGGTGGTTTTCAAAGACTTTCagtagaaaaatatgttttttggaacCAGATGGTGTAGATATGAAGGCATCTGCTATCAGGGGCTAATGCAGAAGTCATCATGCAATACCCAATCAAATATTCTTGACCCCTCGGCCTGGCCTCTGCTGCTTGATTATGTGACTGCATCATCTGGCTCCAAAAAGCTTCTTTATCCATTGATGATCTTTTCAAAGGAGTAACGtttgattaatgaaaaaataaatgtttatattatattataagaaaaaattatgtttataataatgtataactgtgttctcatattttaattttcaaatggcTCCATAAACATTAGcccaagcatttttttattttattggggaAATATAAATCACATTAATTAAATTAGTAATTAAGGTTTTAATATGCTTAATTTAAACACTTCAGATTTTTGATCAAGAATTACTTCTCTAACAAAGGACAAAATAATGAAGAAAAGCACTTTGGCAAATAGattaagaaaagtgttttatatCATGTTTTAAAAAGCTGCAGTTTAAAAAAGGgattaattaatatattgtttttgttgatagatttaaatagcattttctaaattaattttatttgactatttatttttcaatttgaatttttaatttttatatatttttattaatgtattaattttactCTTACATTTACCTACAGTTGTAGACAAACTAAATGAACAGTTTAATTTATTCatcagtgtttatttttcatttattaattcatttattaattcttaagtgagttaatttatttaatacgttcatttatttacttaatttgatCAAACCTTGGTTTTTGTCATTATTCCTCTTCTTttatctgtaagattttttttttttttttttttttgcaaatatgtattttttgtaaaaatgtattttatgtataaacaTAAAAGTTGATATAAagtctgtaaaaacatttaaagcacaaaAATAATTTCCGCCTTTGCCTACTTAAAGGAAATTGACGTCTTTGTAGTTTTTATCACCGTGTTCGTCACAGCGAGACAACACAATTGAACAACATTTCCCACAGTGCCTTTCGCGTGGACTCGACATCCGCTTAAACATCCGTGTTCTAGAAGACAGTACTAGGCTAGCGCTGGACTGCAACCAGCTTTCTTACCTTATCCCGTCCAAATGAAGTAGATGAAGGGCAGGTGAAACTGACTCCAGAACAGATactacttttttgttgttttccggTTGTGTGTACGGAAATGAATGCGGCGGTGTAGCGTCTAAATGTGAGCACTCTTCTGTGTAATTGAAAGGTATGAGTTCAGAACTAACTAATTATTGGAATGTGTAGTTTTGATCAACTGTTTATTGGATTAGTGCAGTCAGATGCAGCCGTTGCTTTTCTCGTTCAGAATTACAGCAAACCTGTCTAGGTCCTTTTAAAATAGCTTTGTATTGTCACCAGGAACAGAAATGTAGAGCTATCAAAAAGGACATCGTATTTCGTAATATCCTATAGGATTCTTGTTGTAATTGCTGATCAAATGTAACTTAGAGCATGAACTGCCATGATAGTTTTGTTCTAATCACAGTCTTTATTCTTATTTTGAACTATTACAGAGTTTCGGTTGACCATGATGTCTGAGAGCAGTTCGTTTATGAAAGGCATGATCCTAGGGGGCATATTTTGCCTTGTGATGTCTTTCTTTGGGACTTTTAATTCAGGATCCCACTCAGAAGGCCATGAGCATCTCCACCATCATCTGAAACCTGTCAGCAAAGATGAGCTACAGAAGTTATCAGAGTCTCAGATGACTGACTGGACCTTGCAGGTTCGAGTGTACTGTCTCATCATGGTCACTCCAAAGCTCTTGGTCCACTGGGCGACAGCCAATGACACTTGGAGCAAGCACTGCGACAAATCTGTGTTCTACACGTCCGAATCGTCCAAAGCCCTAGAGGCGATGGACCTACAGGAGCAGGATGAGTGGGCAAGGCTACGCAAAGCCATTAAACACGCCTACGAGAATGCTGGAGACCTGCGCTGGTTCTTCGTGGCCCGGCCCACCACGTTCGCAATTATAGAGAACCTCAAGTATTTGGTGTTGGATAAAGATCCAAGCCAGCCGTTTTACATCGGCCACACGGAAAAGTCCGGAGAGCTGGATTACGTGGAGTATGACAGCGGGATTGTGCTGAGTTATGAATCTATGAGGAGGCTGATAGAGATCTTTAAAGATGAGGAAAAATGTCCAGAGCGGGGACACGCCTTGTGGAAGACATCTGAAGAAAAGCAGCTCGCCACCTGTCTGCAATACAGCGGGGTGTTCGCCGAAAACGGAGAGGATGCCCAAGGCAAAGAGCTTTTTAACAAGAAGAGCATCAGCACCTTGATTTCTGACAGCATGGGCCAAAACCCAGCCGACGTCGTGGAGGCCTGTTGTTCTGACATGGCCATCACGTTCGGTGGCATGTCTCAGAGCCAGATACAGGTTTTGATGTATGGCGTCTACAGACTCAGGCCATATGGACACGATTTTCATGATTCCTTGACATTTCTGCCTCCTAAAGACTCTGATAATGACTGATTGACTTCATGGTTTCTGTATTGGAACTGTTACTGTATTGAAATGTTGATCATAACTGGGTGCAGGGCTGAATTAGCTGTGAAGTGCAGTATGTACTTTAATTCTGATCATGTTTTCATATAGTTGGTGCGGGTGTGTAAAGTTGAGGGGTTTTCACTGCTTTCTGCTGCAAATGCATTCTGGCAAAAGCAAAAGGATACTTTTTTTGCATACAATTTAATAATGAGGGCCAATATTGGGTAATTTTGTACACTTataatattttgaacaaaaactACACTAGATAtatgaatggcgcatatttgGATCAGATATGCACTCTTACGCAAAACTAAAATATCCTATAAAGTATATAATGCTTAATGTATACTTTATATGATCTATTTGATGATAGCTGTCTACATCACTCTTAAAAATATCAAACTAATGTGGCATGAAAGGTTAATAAGCTTgagattataaaattaattttgcatAAATTATCGAAATATTGTTTCTTTCTATAATTCAGATGTACTTCATCATACActggtttgtgtttttttttttttttattgttctttacAATGTTTACTAGGATGCTTGTTTTCACCTGTTTTAAGTAATAGTAAAGGTTACAAATAAAAGAGTGTTATCAACAGATGATAGTGCAGTGAATAAATGGCCCATAAAACTTTAAATCCTTGGGATACTTGATCTTTCAATATATTATACgataaataatgtgttttcatCTGATTTGTCTTAAGgctcaaaaaactaaaacaatcagCTTTCCTTTTTTCATATTCTCTCATTTTCTCCAGTTCTTGTTTTTCTCTCAGCTCTAGTGtttctgttttggtttttattctCTTAACCTCTTTTTCTTCAATTCTTGAATCCCTATGCTGTTCTTTAAAGcctttttttctgttgttcttCTTGTTGATCctctttattttttcaaaatctctTTTAATAACTTGTTTTATGGCACATTTTgctcaatttttttaatttctcaatcacgtttatattcattttttttctctgtcttccGTTTCCAGTTGTTacttcatttcttattttcagtctctactttcatgtatttaattatttaattatattcagATTTTTCCTCATTTATTCATTTCTGTATCTCCAGTGCTCATTTTCACTCTAGAGAAGGGATTTTGACTGTACTGGACATTaatttacaatcttttttttcctttttcagctGATCCATTTCTGTCTTGTATTTGGTCCTTAATTTCTCCGTTTGAGCCtaaatttttctctctctctctttcaggatTTTCTCAACCCACTTCTTAAAAGACATTTCCGTGTTTTGGTTAAAAGGAAAAATATTGCTCTTTATTGGATGTAATCATCTCTATAATTTTTTACAAGTTGAGTAACTTGAGTTCTGTCTTGTTTTTCTCTTCGTTTTTTACCCTAAACCTCACAAACTCCCTTCTTACTGAATGCATGTTCCTTTCGAACTTATTTTAAACTAGAATAGTGTTTCCTGTTGCACTCTTTCCACATCCTGTCCTCCCAATCAGCACAATTCTCAAACACTCCAGCTCATCTGGGAATCAAATTGCTCAACGTCAGGAATTACTATTGACACAGATTTAGGTTTGGTGTTGTTAAACATGAGTGTCCATGAGATTTAAAGATCCAGGAAAAGATGTATTTTTGAGCATTACTGTGTAGAATGTCTTCCAAATttcaggagaaaaaaattaaatgtataggGATATTTCAGCTAATTCAAAGTGCAAAAATTGTAATTTGTGTCCCCTCAAAAAAGTGCC contains:
- the LOC113057874 gene encoding C1GALT1-specific chaperone 1-like, which encodes MMSESSSFMKGMILGGIFCLVMSFFGTFNSGSHSEGHEHLHHHLKPVSKDELQKLSESQMTDWTLQVRVYCLIMVTPKLLVHWATANDTWSKHCDKSVFYTSESSKALEAMDLQEQDEWARLRKAIKHAYENAGDLRWFFVARPTTFAIIENLKYLVLDKDPSQPFYIGHTEKSGELDYVEYDSGIVLSYESMRRLIEIFKDEEKCPERGHALWKTSEEKQLATCLQYSGVFAENGEDAQGKELFNKKSISTLISDSMGQNPADVVEACCSDMAITFGGMSQSQIQVLMYGVYRLRPYGHDFHDSLTFLPPKDSDND